The DNA region TACATgccatcaatttttttaaatatatacataccaAAATAAGAGAATTTTGTTTCAACAGTATAAAGATTGTTAAATTacatattgaatatatatatatgaagatTGAAccggtttaattttttttatcctcaaaAGTCATTACTCTTATTggtattatttaaacattaatggatacattattatttttatattttacatatgaTAAAGAAAACAGACTAACATATAAGactaaaaatctaaaataaaaattaatatgtaccTCTTATCTATTTTACCcgggtaaaataaatatttgactaatgataaaattcaatatttttagtagATATAAAACACGAATAAAATCGAGTCGAGTAATAATTCAATTCTCAAAggtaaaacaatttaaaaattaataatcatgctgatgatgataatatggATAATTAGCATTTGCATTTGCAGTAAGTACATGTCTCTAtacaattattacaaaatattattttttattaatcattttgtatttcgaaaaaaaaaaaaaaaaaaaaaaacagattgccatggtaaaatttcaagtaaaatatatgGTGGAAGACCAGTTGCTGTGAAAAGTGTTCATCCATATTTGGTATCAAttcaatatttagaaaatcaTTATTGTGGTGGAagtattatatcaaaaaatatgatattgaCTGTTGCAAGTTGTCTTGTGCTAGAAACATCACCAATGGTATTTCCAGCAAATATCAAAGTCGTCATAACGGATGGTACCTCCGACATttatgatgaatataataacaatatgatTTATTCAGTGAGttactttttaattcatcatgaaTTTAAGCCTCAAGATTCATGGCGAAATGATGTGGCTTTGCTAAAAGTAAGTTATCATTGAATAGCTGAAGGTGTTGTTTGTGTCTGTATATTTGCAGatgatgttaattatttttacagctagaaaaatcaatttcatatTATACTGATAGAATGAAGGTTTATTTGCCAACTTCATGGGTTCATCGTGCAACTGCAATGTCGGTTATTGGTTGGCATAAtacaaaaaacttgaatattattttgatggtAGTCCAATCTACAAAAAAATGTGAGGAGATT from Aphidius gifuensis isolate YNYX2018 linkage group LG5, ASM1490517v1, whole genome shotgun sequence includes:
- the LOC122856571 gene encoding granzyme C-like translates to MILTVASCLVLETSPMVFPANIKVVITDGTSDIYDEYNNNMIYSVSYFLIHHEFKPQDSWRNDVALLKLEKSISYYTDRMKVYLPTSWVHRATAMSVIGWHNTKNLNIILMVVQSTKKCEEIFQSFNFRHDEQKCALAEYDHTGISEGDSGNPLFQGRTIVGLVSLYLPDKPNSVILTDVYTQVHWIKSTIIRLRILLRK